The Colletotrichum higginsianum IMI 349063 chromosome 2, whole genome shotgun sequence genome has a segment encoding these proteins:
- a CDS encoding Catabolic 3-dehydroquinase has product MTEPLISPHSCIGGTPAELLDRLAVSELCKGWPVYRDAGEWDKFQSLFTKDAYVWTTWSGAQPIGHFIAISVIGQQEKGAFIMHRECGTLVELNPETNRAVGTMKTTITQRFKSQDGCEYDVDCDCRFLFFCEKKRGGGRSDWKAAFVKLVYEKDKVVPVNGTSVPIFKDEVLAKFPTGYKYLGAAQSNLGYEVDTQLVTGKNPESCEKTYESMGRWLAGEQGTVGLFD; this is encoded by the exons ATGACCGAACCTCTCATCAGTCCACACTCCTGCATTGGAGGCACGCCCGCTGAGCTTCTTGATCGCCTCGCCGTGTCGGAGCTCTGCAAGGGCTGGCCCGTCTAccgcgatgccggcgagTGGGACAAGTTTCAATCCCTTTTCACCAAAGATGCCTACGTCTGGACCA CCTGGAGCGGCGCCCAACCCATCGGCCACTTCATCGCCATCTCTGTCATTGGCCAGCAGGAGAAGGGCGCCTTCATTATGCATCGCGAGTGCGGCACCCTCGTCGAACTGAACCCGGAGACCAATCGCGCCGTCGGCACAATGAAGACCACCATCACCCAGCGCTTCAAGAGTCAAGACGGCTGCGAATACGACGTCGATTGCGACTGccgcttcctcttcttctgtGAGAAGAAACGCGGCGGTGGAAGGAGCGACTGGAAAGCGGCTTTCGTCAAGCTCGTCTACGAAAAGGACAAGGTCGTCCCCGTGAACGGGACATCCGTGCCCATCTTCAAAGATGAGGTGTTGGCTAAGTTTCCAACGGGATACAAGtacctcggcgccgcgcaGAGTAATTTGGGGTATGAGGTCGATACCCAGCTTGTTACGGGAAAGAACCCAGAGTCTTGCGAGAAGACGTATGAAAGCATGGGACGCTGGTTGGCGGGAGAACAGGGGACCGTTGGCCTGTTTGACTGA
- a CDS encoding Zinc-binding dehydrogenase, which yields MALSVPRCSKQWNVTGQEGLESLKFSERELPELGDSQVSDTRLTPFVKFRDVTIPRGKYPWDIKPNVVPGSDGAGTVLAVGKHVTRFKPGDKVITILSQVYLGGLVTDQIAKSGLGGGIDGTFRTVGAFNEQGLVAMPTALTFVEAASLSCAGVTAWNALFGLSGKKVSAGQWVLTQGTGGVSIFAVQFAKAVGARVIATTSSAAKAKLLEKLGADHIINYRETADWGLEAKRLTGGVGVDLVVEVAGPTTLSQSLASVRLDGTIVTTGSAGGEAKGQEMPTFLDSWLSLVTVRGVWVGSRLQMEDMSRAIEANLDTLRPVIDSKVFQLTELKEAYEYLESGNHQGKVGIEIN from the exons ATGGCTCTGTCCGTTCCCAGGTGCTCCAAACAGTGGAATGTCACTGGACAAGAAGGGCTCGAATCCCTGAAGTTCTCCGAACGGGAGCTGCCTGAACTTGGCGACAGTCAAGT AAGTGACACTCGATTGACCCCATTTGTCAAGTTCCGCGACGTCACTATTCCTCGCGGTAAATATCCCTGGGATATCAAGCCCAACGTCGTACCCGGGTCTGACGGAGCCGGCACCGTCCTGGCCGTTGGGAAGCACGTCACCCGATTCAAGCCGGGTGACAAGGTCATAACTATACTGAGCCAGGTATATCTCGGAGGGCTCGTGACCGATCAAATCGCCAAAAGTGGacttggcggcggcatcgacggtACTTTCCGCACCGTTGGCGCCTTCAACGAACAAGGACTCGTGGCGATGCCCACGGCATTGACCTTTGTCGAAGCCGCTTCGTTGAGCTGCGCCGGAGTCACTGCGTGGAACGCACTATTCGGGTTGTCGGGAAAGAAAGTATCGGCAGGGCAGTGGGTGCTCACACAGGGCACCGGCGGAGTGAGCATCTTCGCCGTTCAATTCGCCAAGGCGGTCGGGGCCAGGGTTATTGCAACCACAAGCTCGGCTGCAAAGGCGAAGCTTCTGGAGAAGCTTGGCGCCGACCACATCATCAACTATCGTGAGACGGCTGACTGGGGCCTGGAGGCCAAGAGGTTAACCGGAGGGGTGGGCGTTGATCTCGTTGTTGAGGTAGCCGGCCCCACGACTCTGAGCCAAAGTCTCGCCAGTGTGAGACTGGATGGAACCATCGTCACCACTGGctctgccggcggcgaggccaaAGGACAGGAGATGCCGACATTTCTAGACTCTTGGCTAAGCCTTGTTACGGTCCGGGGTGTTTGGGTTGGTAGTCGACTGCAGATGGAGGATATGTCCAGGGCTATCGAGGCTAACTTGGACACGCTGCGTCCTGTGATCGATTCTAAAGTCTTCCAGCTGACGGAACTGAAAGAGGCATACGAGTACTTGGAGTCCGGAAACCACCAGGGCAAGGTTGGAATTGAAATCAACTAG
- a CDS encoding Eukaryotic aspartyl protease produces MALLSSAILALSLFGTITQAWPQLPTDDGDFTSLTTLPTIPYTTQDSIDVAPRGLSLPADEDAEAGMVMTLPVTSGPRRKRRTRSRRKILLDDMLDDDDLEAALPEAPPQRLKPPVSMRGLLPVDDDQVDVNGAFVTLPVIHSTKRGVFSRQVEAKLANRSDVAYYAQLNIGTPPQAVYAQLDTGSFELWVNPDCTVLAAADQRFCEAVGFYDSARSSTAVSMQTSKTLRYGIGAANITYVRDSLALAGSRSTMRQVQFGVATSSEDQFAGILGIGYGEGVNTRYKNLVDELAAQGVTRTRAFSLGLGSKDEQEGAIIFGGIDTSKFSGALARLPIVPAGQAPDGVARYWVTMNSLSLTPPSRRTRVYPNSRMPVFLDSGATLTLLPEGLANMIAADFGSPGVDANGFYPVSCTLVGLNGTVDFDFDGMKIRVPYKEMIRELRTTPPACYLGIVPSSDFTLLGDTFLRSAYAVFDLDTNAAYLAQYSNCGTRTMPISRPEDIAAIRGLCPDPAGAVAPPPATNGTTAPPASGSGLGSGLGSGPGAGSTLPTGPAPDMSGVPAAGTVSLASATNPSMLAVISTLVSAAMFL; encoded by the exons ATGGCGCTCCTCTCCTCCGCCATTCTGGCCCTGTCGCTATTCGGAACAATAACGCAAGCATGGCCTCAGCTACCAAcagacgacggcgacttcACCTCGCTGACGACCCTCCCGACCATCCCCTACACGACGCAAGATAGCATCGACGTCGCCCCGCGCGGGCTGTCCctccccgccgacgaggacgccgaggccggcatggTGATGACGCTGCCGGTGACCTcggggccgaggaggaagcggCGCACGCGCTCGCGGCGCAAGatcctgctcgacgacatgctcgacgacgacgacctcgaagCCGCCCTGCCCGAGGCGCCCCCGCAGCGGCTCAAGCCTCCGGTCTCGATGCGCGGCCTGctgcccgtcgacgacgaccaggtCGACGTGAACGGCGCCTTCGTCACGCTGCCCGTCATCCACTCCACCAAGCGCGGCGTCTTCAGCCGGCAGGTCGAGGCGAAGCTTGCCAACCGGTCTGACGTGGCTTACTATGCCCAAC TCAACATCGGCACACCACCCCAGGCAGTGTATGCCCAGCTCGACACGGGCTCCTTCGAGCTCTGGGTGAACCCGGACTGCAccgtcctggccgccgcggACCAGCGCTTCTgcgaggccgtcggcttcTACGACTCGGcccgctcgtcgacggccgtgtCGATGCAGACGTCCAAGACGCTCCGCtacggcatcggcgccgccaacatcaccTACGTCCGCGAcagcctcgccctcgccggctccCGCTCGACGATGCGCCAGGTCCAGTTCGGCGTCGCCACCAGCTCCGAGGACCAGTTCGCCGGcatcctcggcatcggctacggcgagggcgtcaacACGCGCTACAAGAaccttgtcgacgagctcgccgcccagggcgtcacccgcacccgcgccttcagcctcggcctcggctccAAGGACGAGCAGGAGGGCGCCATCAtcttcggcggcatcgacacgTCCAAGTTCTCgggcgccctcgcccgtctGCCCATCGTCCCGGCCGGCCAGGCCCcggacggcgtcgcccgGTATTGGGTGACGATGAACTCCCTCAGCCTGACGCCCCCGAGCCGCCGCACCCGCGTGTACCCCAACAGCAGGATGcccgtcttcctcgacagcggcgccacccTGACGCTGCTGCCGGAGGGGCTCGCCAACATGATCGCCGCCGACTTCGGCTCgcccggcgtcgacgccaacggcTTCTACCCGGTCTCGTGcaccctcgtcggcctcaacggcaccgtcgaCTTCGACTTTGACGGCATGAAGATCAGGGTCCCCTACAAGGAGATGATCCGCGAGCTGcgcacgacgccgccggcctgctACCTGGGCATCGTGCCGAGCTCGGACTTTACGCTGCTGGGCGATACCTTTCTGCGCTCTGCGTATG CCGTgttcgacctcgacaccaACGCCGCCTACTTGGCGCAGTACAGCAACTGCGGCACGAGGACGATGCCTATTAGCCGGCCGGAAGACATCGCGGCCATCCGGGGACTGTGTCCCGATCCCGCCGGGGCCGtggccccgccgccggccaccaACGGCACCACCGCTCCGCCGGCCTCCGGATCCGGTCTGGGTTCCGGTCTGGGTTCCGGCCCGGGTGCGGGCTCAACCCTCCCTACTGGCCCCGCGCCGGATATGTCGGGGGTCCCAGCGGCAGGCACGGTATCTCTGGCATCCGCCACAAACCCCAGCATGCTTGCCGTTATCTCGACGCTGGTGTCGGCAGCGATGTTTCTGTAG
- a CDS encoding Initiation-specific alpha-1,6-mannosyltransferase, with amino-acid sequence MLTMLPSAISSRPAVAVLVSFVMVVLLINSVWLYGPQTNIFHQPPSADHADLPSPQSLLEKPFPAKIWQSWKDDSQDPTDRTVGFPHQWRVVNPGWRYERITDANIDAYVRDNFDATIADLFASMQDHILKADFLRYLILLREGGVWADIDVYPHQPVSRWIPEGFLDSVNLVIGIENDHHKKPIWKGSPYSVQLCQYTVLAKPGHPVIQTLVDQVTRDLQTLLGSKPEGAPTTFEDVMTTTGPFAFTKALMDYFTQVTGEEHTGDELESLAAPRKIGDVLVLPIESFGWLAHEHTHKKGDPSILVEHLFIGSWRQGHPG; translated from the coding sequence ATGTTGACCatgttgccgtcggcgatATCCAGCAGGCCTGCCGTCGCAGTGCTGGTCAGCTTCGTGATGGTCGTGCTGCTGATCAATTCAGTGTGGCTGTACGGCCCTCAGACAAACATATTCCATCAACCACCATCCGCGGATCATGCGGACCTGCCGTCGCCGCAATCGCTCCTGGAGAAACCCTTCCCGGCCAAGATATGGCAGAGCTGGAAGGACGACTCGCAAGACCCGACCGACCGCACCGTCGGCTTCCCCCATCAGTGGAGGGTCGTCAACCCCGGGTGGCGCTACGAGCGCATCACCGACGCCAACATCGACGCCTACGTCCGCGACAACTTCGACGCGACCATCGCGGACCTCTTCGCGAGCATGCAGGACCACATCCTCAAGGCCGACTTCCTGCGCTATCTCATCCTGctccgcgagggcggcgtgtgggccgacatcgacgtcTACCCGCACCAGCCCGTGTCGAGGTGGATTCCCGAGGGGTTCCTCGACTCGGTCAACCTGgtcatcggcatcgagaaCGACCACCACAAGAAGCCCATCTGGAAGGGGTCCCCGTACTCGGTCCAGCTCTGCCAGTACACCGTCCTGGCGAAGCCCGGTCACCCCGTGATCCAGACGCTCGTCGACCAGGTGACGCGCGACCTGCAGACGCTGCTCGGTTCCAAGCCCGAGGGCGCCCCCACCACCTTTGAGGACGTCATGACCACCACGGGTCCCTTCGCGTTCACCAAAGCCCTGATGGACTACTTCACGCAGGTCACGGGCGAGGAGCACACGGGCGACGAGCTGGAATCGCTCGCGGCCCCGCGCAAGATTGGGGATGTGCTGGTGTTGCCGATAGAGAGCTTTGGGTGGCTGGCGCATGAGCACACCCACAAGAAGGGAGACCCGAGCATCCTTGTAGAACACCTGTTCATAGGCTCGTGGCGACAGGGACATCCGGGATGA
- a CDS encoding Glycosyl hydrolase family 28: MAKLFAPVVAALLPAVLVTAAPTAVSNATGNGCTVTEYADIANAVATCTDITLSNIAAPANSPIDLQKLQQGATVTFDGTTTFATTVDKKFDPIIISGTDITVTGAPGHVIEGNGAAYWDGLGSNGGGDKPNHFVVVKKTTNAKITNLNIKNWPVHCFSMTGNQGLTVSGINLDNSAGDEPNAQSGSKAAAHNSDGFDISSSSNVLLENIRVHNQDDCVAVTSGTNITVNNLYCYGGHGLSIGSIGGKSDNTVDGVVFSNSEIIKSSNGCRIKSNSGTTGEVSNVTYQNITLTDIDTYGIDVQQDYLNGGPTGEPTNGVKISGIRFIDVAGTATDHGYNYYILCGEGSCSDVTFENTKITGGGKGGSCNFPASGCPS; encoded by the exons ATGGCCAAGCTTTTTGCCCCTGTTGTTGCGGCTCTGCTGCCAGCCGTTCTGGTAACGGCGGCCCCTACCGCCGTCTCGAATGCC ACTGGGAACGGCTGCACTGTCACGGAATACGCCGACATTGCCAACGCGGTCGCGACCTGTACTGATATTACGCTCTCAAACATCGCTGCACCCGCGAACAGCCCCATCGATCTCCAGAAGCTCCAGCAAGGGGCCACCGTCACGTTCGATGGCACGACA ACCTTTGCCACCACCGTTGACAAAAAATTCGACCCTATCATCATCTCCGGCACTGACATAACCGTCACCGGTGCCCCTGGCCATGTGATCGAGGGCAACGGCGCCGCGTACTGGGACGGCCTGGGATCCAACGGCGGTGGTGACAA GCCCAACCACTTTGTCGTTGTGAAGAAGACCACCAACGCCAAGATCACCAACCTGAACATCAAGAACTGGCCCGTCCACTGCTTCTCCATGACCGGCAACCAGGGACTGACGGTCTCCGGTATCAACCTGGACAACTctgccggcgacgagccCAACGCCCAGAGCGGAagcaaggccgccgcccacaaCAGCGACGGCTTCGACATCTCCTCGAGCAGCAACGTCCTCCTGGAGAACATCAGGGTCCACAACCAGGACGActgcgtcgccgtcaccagCGGGACCAACATCACCGTCAACAACCTCTACTGCTACGGAGGCCACGGCCTGAGCATCGGGTCCATCGGCGGCAAGAGCGACAAcacggtcgacggcgtcgtctttTCCAACTCGGAGATCATCAAGAGCTCCAACGGCTGCCGCATCAAGTCCAACTCCGGCACCACCGGTGAGGTCAGCAACGTCACGTACCAGAACATCACCCTCACGGACATCGACACCTACGGCATCGACGTCCAGCAGGACTACCTCAACGGCGGCCCGACCGGCGAGCCCACCAACGGCGTCAAGATCTCGGGCATCCGCTtcatcgacgtcgccggcaccgccaccgaCCATGGCTACAACTACTACATCCTCTGCGGCGAGGGCAGCTGCTCCGACGTCACCTTTGAGAACACCAAgatcaccggcggcggcaagggcggcagCTGCAACTTCCCTGCCAGCGGATGCCCGTCATGA
- a CDS encoding Terpene synthase metal-binding domain protein, whose product MEAAKLYRQETIEYVHRCLGLSGDARKYDTPANEIIAFFKIIGDAVCEAYDLAEIKTGLVEHRELLFREIEFFMETSEVEQQRRLSTELPTTEEYLATRMGTGAVNVCTILNEYVKIFHVWEHNVDTGRAAYGISLPVDILRDVHMKVIWDQTNILVCVLPKDQQSVESIVPLLYNNLGSLAAAVSMVIEIIEKSIKEFDSAAALLLNKFADDEALVSNLKIYIDACRLNCTGNLNWSLQTGRYGVSQQTITGGVTMRLG is encoded by the exons ATGGAAGCCGCCAAGCTGTACCGCCAGGAAACCATCGAATACGTCCATCGCTGCCTCGGTCTCTCTGGCGATGCGAGGAAATACGACACTCCAGCCAACGAGATCATCGCTTTCTTCAAAATCATCGGCGACGCAGTGTGCGAGGCCTACGACCTTG CTGAAATAAAGACCGGACTCGTAGAGCACAGGGAGCTTCTCTTCAGAGAAATCGAGTTTTTCATGGAAACTTCCGAGGTGGAGCAGCAGCGTCGCTTGAGTACCGAGCTCCCAACGACGGAGGAATACCTCGCCACCAGGATGGGAACTGGTGCCGTCAACGTCTGCACGATTCTTAACGAGTATGTGAAAATTTTCCATGTTTGGGAACACAACGTTGACACAGGCAGGGCTGCCTACGGAATATCTCTACCGGTCGATATCCTCAGAGACGTGCACATGAAAGTCATTTGGGACCAAACCAACATCCTCGTCTGCGT TCTGCCAAAGGACCAGCAGAGCGTCGAGAGCATCGTCCCATTGCTCTACAACAACCTTGGGTCTCTTGCCGCAGCGGTGTCCATGGTCATCGAAATTATCGAGAAATCCATCAAAGAGTTCGACAGTGCGGCGGCGCTCTTGTTGAACAAGTTcgcagacgacgaggccTTGGTTTCGAACCTCAAGATATACATCGATGCCTGCAGGCTGAATTGCACCGGCAACCTGAACTGGAGCCTCCAGACGGGTCGCTACGGTGTATCGCAGCAGACCATCACTGGCGGAGTTACGATGCGTTTGGGGTGA
- a CDS encoding Glucan 1,3-beta-glucosidase: MKASLSLAALTALAATAEAQNWLGFNSGATKTDRSAKFKADFEAEFKTAQNLEGAPGDFNAVRLYTNIQAYSTDDPIEAFEAAIETKTYILLGVWTSGTDNIDKEINALKKAVTKYGTKLTDLIIGASIGSEDLYRNSVTGVKNKSGVGADPKTLVGFIDDFKSAFKDTPLSKVSIGHVDTWDVWGNTTNKPVLDAIDWVGVDEYPYYENDKGNDIKNAGKLFDKAYEATIATAGGKPVWVTETGWPVTGETWDEAVPSKENAKKYWDEIGCRQLFNKVPTFWYNLRDSNPDNSMKFAITKDLSTTPLFNLTCPTTFDTPTGTSSSSATGTATAKPSASSGSNSTGGSGSGSGSGSSSGSGSGANATVSTGAPSATSGSGSSSGSGAEASSTPSSVASGASNLQFFTTGALAVVAGAFALLY; the protein is encoded by the coding sequence ATGAAggcttctctctccctcgccgccctgaCGGCGCTcgctgccaccgccgaggCTCAGAACTGGTTGGGCTTCAACTCGGGAGCCACCAAGACCGACCGCTCCGCCAAGTTCAAGGCCGACTTCGAAGCCGAGTTCAAGACGGCCCAGAACCTTGAGGGCGCCCCCGGCGACTTCAACGCCGTCCGCCTCTACACCAACATCCAGGCCTACTCCACCGACGACCCCATCGAGgccttcgaggccgccatcgagacCAAGACGTACATCCTGCTCGGCGTCTGGACCTCGGGCACCGACAACATCGACAAGGAGATCAACGCcctgaagaaggccgtcaCCAAGTACGGAACCAAGCTGACGgacctcatcatcggcgcctcCATCGGCTCCGAGGACCTGTACCGCAACTCGGTCACGGGCGTCAAGAACAAGTCGGGCGTCGGTGCGGACCCCAAGACCCTTGTCGGCTTCATCGACGACTTCAAGTCGGCCTTCAAGGACACCCCTCTGTCCAAGGTCTCCATCGGCCACGTCGACACCTGGGACGTCTGGGGAAACACCACCAACAAgcccgtcctcgacgccattGACTGGGTCGGTGTCGATGAGTACCCCTACTACGAGAACGACAAGGGCAACGACATCAAGAACGCCGGCAAGCTCTTCGACAAGGCCTACGAGGCCACCATCGCcacggccggcggcaagccCGTCTGGGTCACGGAGACTGGCTGGCCCGTCACCGGCGAGACGTGGGACGAGGCCGTCCCCAGCAAGGAGAACGCCAAGAAGTACTGGGACGAGATCGGCTGCCGTCAGCTCTTCAACAAGGTGCCCACCTTCTGGTACAACCTCCGCGACTCCAACCCCGACAACTCGATGAAGTTCGCCATTACCAAGGACCTGTCCACCACCCCCCTGTTCAACCTCACCTGCCCCACCACCTTTGACACTCCCACCggcacctcgtcgtcctcggccaccgGCACCGCGACCGCTAAGCCCAGCGCCAGCTCCGGCTCCAACAGCACCGGCGGTTCCGgttccggctccggctctggCTCCAGCAGCGGCTCTGGCAGCGGTGCTAACGCCACCGTCTCCACTGGCGCTCCCTCTGCCACctccggctctggctctTCCTCTGGCTCCGGTGCCGAGGCCAGCAGCACGCCCTCCAGCGTTGCCTCTGGTGCCTCCAACCTCCAGTTCTTCACGACGGGCGCCCTGGCCGTTGTTGCCGGCGCCTTCGCTCTCCTCTACTAA
- a CDS encoding Cytochrome P450, translated as MGLLVDVPLLGQLTAFFPAILLAASVFYFCALGLYRLTLHPLAKFPGPKVSAFTGWYEFYLDLLGAPRRTFAFRVQRMHEKYGPIVRINPHELHVSDPDFFDVLNAGGSARRDKYPPSASVQGTPDGIFGTVGHEAHRRRRGAVSGFFSKQSLLRDEHLVHDKANLLCNVFRSAMDEGRAINVRVPLLAFGTDFYCAHALGERGNMHLLEDETKAQVWRDSIVGLLHVTPVVRQFPWVLPYAFGLPSWFIRWISSDMALVVDVFTDILKQAEATVDESKRPKAVDKGRSNLMDTILASELPRGEKTADRIAQEGFTILTASGDTLGRVMTTAIYHLHCNPEYLARLREELKEMMPDPDADVPLTKIESLPWLTAVIKESLRIAGLITARTVLQAPSECLKFQDWVIPRNTPVGMTTSDLMLDPAAFPEPKRFDPGRWEPSHPLKSPSLPWRAGQREPTLEYKYKQRLTLLNSLAWAQMYIALAKILRRFELELFDVVRERDIDHHRDCFLGEPRDDTKGVRVKVLGLLE; from the exons ATGGGCCTCCTCGTTGATGTCCCTCTCTTGGGTCAGTTGACGGCTTTCTTTCCAGCCATACTTTTGGCAGCGTCCGTTTTCTACTTTTGTGCCCTTGGGCTATACCGTCTTACCCTTCACCCACTGGCCAAGTTCCCCGGCCCCAAGGTCTCGGCGTTCACGGGGTGGTATGAGTTCTACCTCGACCTACTTGGCGCACCCCGCAGGACCTTCGCGTTCCGAGTCCAGCGGATGCACGAGAAGTACGGCCCCATCGTCAGAATCAACCCCCACGAGCTCCACGTCAGCGACCCGGACTTCTTCGATGTCCTCAACGCCGGGGGCAGCGCTCGCAGGGACAAGTATCCCCCTAGCGCGAGCGTTCAAGGCACGCCGGACGGCATCTTCGGGACCGTCGGTCACGAGGCCCATAGGCGCCGTCGGGGTGCCGTAtcgggcttcttctcgaAGCAGTCGCTGCTGAGAGACGAGCATCTTGTCCACGACAAGGCCAACCTCCTGTGCAACGTGTTCCGAAGCGCCATGGACGAGGGGCGGGCGATCAACGTCCGCGTCCCCTTGCTGGCGTTCGGGACGGATTTCTACTGCGCACACGCGCTTGGAGAACGGGGGAACATGCATTTGTTGGAAGACGAGACAAAGGCCCAGGTGTGGAGAGACAGCATCGTTGGCTTGCTCCATGTCACCCCGGTCGTGAGGCAGTTTCCATGGGTTCTGCCCTACGCGTTCGGGCTGCCCAGCTGGTTCATCAGATGGATCTCGTCGGATATGGCCCTCGTCGTTGATGTGTTTACG GATATTCTCAAGCAAGCCGAAGCCACCGTCGATGAGTCCAAGAGACCCAAGGCTGTGGACAAAGGCCGGAGCAACCTGATGGACACGATCCTGGCGTCGGAGTTGCCCCGAGGCGAGAAGACTGCTGATCGGATTGCGCAAGAGGGCTTCACCATTCTGACCGCCTCGGGCGATACACTCGGGAGGGTCATGACGACGGCAATCTACCACCTTCACTGCAACCCGGAATACTTGGCTAGGTTACGAGAGGAGCTGAAGGAAATGATGCCAGACCCCGACGCTGATGTGCCACTCACCAAGATCGAGAGTCTGCCGTGGCTT ACAGCCGTCATCAAAGAGTCGCTTCGTATTGCCGGCCTCATCACAGCAAGGACGGTCTTACAGGCACCCAGTGAGTGCCTGAAGTTCCAAGATTGGGTGATACCACGCAAT ACACCAGTCGGCATGACTACCTCGGATTTGATGCTGGACCCCGCCGCATTCCCGGAGCCAAAGAGATTTGACCCCGGGAGGTGGGAGCCATCGCACCCTCT TAAGTCGCCTTCACTCCCTTGGCGTGCCGGTCAGCGTGAACCGACTCTCGAGTACAAGTACAAACAAAGGTTGACTCTTCTGAACAGTCTGGCCTGGGCGCAGATGtacatcgccctcgccaagaTCCTGCGCCGGTTCGAACTCGAGctcttcgacgtcgtccgagAGAGGGACATTGACCACCACCGCGACTGCTTCTTGGGCGAGCCGAGGGACGACACGAAAGGTGTCAGGGTCAAGGTCCTTGGTCTGCTGGAGTGA